The Arachis hypogaea cultivar Tifrunner chromosome 19, arahy.Tifrunner.gnm2.J5K5, whole genome shotgun sequence genome has a window encoding:
- the LOC112779090 gene encoding uncharacterized protein, with the protein MAVYANPHNQMRNQLWPKLLNIANSMDGAWLIAGDFNEIKDASEKKGGAALDMRACNNFANWINRCGLIDLGFIGSRFTWKGPKWDGHDRVFKRLDRALSNPMWRTRFQQATVEVLTRTNSDHHPLLIKCEKERNGVYTRPFRFEAMWELHPDFQNCLRTSWNKENYLLTAIGELKKYLLKWNKEIFGNISKAKRRLLNRIAGIQRSNTYGVNPYLDKLEQDLNKKLNDILDKEETFWMQKSRQEWIVEGDRNTRYYHTKTIIRRGKNRIQKLRNKEGNWIEEEELKAHVLKHF; encoded by the coding sequence ATGGCGGTGTATGCTAATCCACACAACCAAATGAGAAATCAGCTTTGGCCTAAGCTCCTAAACATAGCAAACTCGATGGATGGAGCTTGGTTGATAGCTGGTGACTTTAATGAAATTAAGGATGCTTCGGAAAAAAAGGGCGGAGCGGCTTTGGATATGAGAGCATGTAACAACTTTGCAAATTGGATCAACAGATGTGGGCTGATTGACTTAGGCTTCATAGGATCAAGATTCACGTGGAAGGGTCCAAAATGGGATGGGCATGATAGGGTGTTCAAACGATTGGATAGGGCACTCTCTAACCCTATGTGGAGAACCAGATTCCAACAAGCAACAGTTGAAGTTCTTACTAGAACCAATTCCGACCATCACCCTCTTCTTATCAAAtgtgaaaaggaaagaaatggTGTTTATACTAGACCATTCAGATTTGAAGCCATGTGGGAGTTACATCCAGATTTTCAAAACTGCCTAAGAACAAGTTGGAACAAAGAAAACTATCTACTAACAGCTATTGGAGAACTTAAAAAATACCTACTGAAGTGGAATAAGGAAATATTCGGGAACATCTCCAAAGCTAAAAGAAGACTTCTCAACAGGATCGCGGGCATTCAAAGAAGCAATACGTACGGAGTAAATCCCTATCTAGACAAATTGGAGCAAGATTTGAACAAAAAACTAAATGATATTCTAGATAAGGAAGAGACCTTTTGGATGCAAAAATCAAGACAGGAATGGATAGTAGAAGGAGATAGAAATACAAGATACTACCACACCAAAACCATCATCAGAAGGGGAAAAAACAGAATTCAAAAGCTTCGGAACAAAGAGGGAAACtggattgaagaagaagagctaAAAGCACATGTCCTCAAACACTTCTAA